A region from the Agrococcus sp. SL85 genome encodes:
- a CDS encoding peptidylprolyl isomerase, which produces MVTKQEQQRRVRDYKARQAVHERRQRRQVRDSIVGAAVALVVLVGGAALVWDRQGPVDAAATETPAPSTSAPAAESTVPDPSLAEGRTWTGTMTIDGVELAIELDGAAAPQAVSAVVNDAQTGFYAGRTCHRLTTSEGFSVLQCGSVDGTGAGDPSYQYGPIENAPEDDVYPAGTIAMARAGGDAESNGHQFFIVYGDTTIPSDAAGGYSVVGQVTSGLDQLIDDVISKGTVNDAPDGAPAEPVTIDDVVLQ; this is translated from the coding sequence GTGGTCACGAAGCAGGAGCAGCAGCGCCGCGTGCGCGACTACAAGGCGCGCCAGGCCGTGCACGAGCGCCGGCAGCGCCGGCAGGTGCGCGACTCGATCGTCGGCGCAGCGGTCGCCCTCGTCGTGCTCGTCGGCGGCGCGGCCCTCGTCTGGGATCGCCAGGGACCCGTCGACGCCGCGGCGACCGAGACCCCGGCGCCCTCGACGAGCGCCCCCGCCGCCGAGTCGACGGTGCCCGACCCCTCCCTCGCCGAGGGCCGCACGTGGACGGGCACGATGACGATCGACGGGGTCGAGCTCGCCATCGAGCTCGACGGCGCCGCGGCCCCGCAGGCGGTCTCCGCCGTCGTCAACGACGCCCAGACCGGCTTCTACGCCGGGCGCACGTGCCACCGCCTCACGACCTCCGAGGGCTTCTCGGTGCTCCAGTGCGGCTCGGTCGACGGCACCGGCGCCGGCGACCCCAGCTACCAGTACGGTCCGATCGAGAACGCGCCCGAGGATGACGTCTACCCGGCGGGCACGATCGCCATGGCGCGCGCGGGCGGCGACGCCGAGTCGAACGGCCACCAGTTCTTCATCGTCTACGGCGACACCACCATCCCCTCGGACGCCGCGGGCGGCTACTCCGTCGTCGGCCAGGTGACCTCGGGCCTCGACCAGCTCATCGACGACGTCATCAGCAAGGGCACGGTCAACGACGCGCCCGACGGCGCGCCCGCCGAGCCCGTGACCATCGACGACGTGGTCCTGCAGTAG